The Chloroflexus aggregans DSM 9485 genome segment TTTGGTTGCCCGAACCGATCCCCGGCGTCGGTAAGATCGGTACGCCGGTGCTGTTTGATGTAGGGGTGTATCTGACGGTGATTGGAGTAACGACAAAGATCGCTTTATTGCTGGTCGAAGAGCCTACCCTCTTCCCCTTACCGGCAATGAAATCGGTGCCCGTTGAAGCAGAGGGCGAGGAGGTTGCATGATCATCCTGTTGGCGATTGCAATCGGTTCGCTATTCGGTGGTGCTACCTACTTGATGCTGCGGCGCTCTGTGGTCAAGCTGATTTTGGGGCTGGTCATGTTGAGTCATGGCGTCAACTTGCTCATCTTTACCATGGGCGATGGGGTGCGCCGTGGTGCGCCGCCACTGGTTGATGCTAACGGTCAACCGCCACCCGGTGTCGCCGATCCGTTGGTGCAGGCGCTGATCTTAACCGCGATTGTGATCAGTTTTGGGTTTACCGCCTTTGTGTTAGCACTGGCCTATCGCTCGAATCAGGCGGTTGGCAGCGACGATCTTGATGATCTTTCGACAACTGACCGGTTGTAATAGAGAACTTTTTAGTAGAGGCTCAAAACGGCGTTTCAGGTTTCTTGATGATCTTTCGACAACCGACCGGTTGTATTGGACGAATAGTTGATCCTTAGCACGAAGTATAGACAGTGGCAGGAATAGCACCATGGTTTTTCATCTCTTCGTGCCAATTGTTTCACCCCTGATCGGTGCAGCACTGGCCGTCTTGTTTCACCACCAACGCCTCGTTGCGAGGTCTATCACCATCACCAGCATACTCATTAACCTCGGGTACGGCCTATGGCTGATGAGTGTTGTGCCGACAAGTGGGCCGTTAGTGGCGCAGGCATCGGGTTGGCTGGCGCCGTTTGGTATCTCGTTGGTCGTTGATGGCATGAGCGCGCTCATGGTGATGCTGGCAGCATTGCTCATGCTTCCTACCGTCATCTATAGCTTTTACTCGGTAGATAACGAGCGCGAACGACACTTCTATTATCCACTCTTGTTACTCTTGTTGCTCGGCGTCAGCGGTGCGTTTCTGACCGGCGATCTCTTCAACCTGTACGTTTGGTTTGAGGTATTACTGGTGGCCTCATTTGGCCTGATAACGCTCGGTGGTAGCCGTGACCAGCTCGAAGGTGGCTTGAAGTATGTGGTGCTCAATCTGTTGGGTAGTACCAGTTTTCTGTTTGGGTGTGGATTGACCTACGGATTTGCCGGGACGCTCAATATGGCGCATATTGCCGAGCGTATGGCAACGCTCGGTAATCCCGGTTTGCAGACGGTGCTGGCCGGCATCTTTCTCTTTGCCTTTGGCAGCAAAGCGGCAATTGTGCCCCTCTTCTTCTGGCTACCATCGAGTTACCATACACCACCGGTCGCGGTAACGGCAATCTTTAGTGGCTTGATGACGAAGGTGGGTGTCTATTCACTTTACCGGGTGTTTGGGTTGCTGTTCCAGAACGAATTGGCGATCTATGGGCCGTGGATTATCCTGCTGGCCGGTCTGACGATGGTGATTGGCGTGTTGGGGGCAGTGGCGCAGATGAATGTACGCCGGATTCTTAGCTTTCACATCATCAGTCAGATCGGCTATAGCGTGATGGGGTTAGGCTTGGCGAGTGCTGCCGGCCTCGCCGCCGGTCTTGTCTTTACCGCCCACGTGATGATCGTCAAGATGGCGCTGTTCTTTATCGGGGGAGCTGCCGAACAAATCAACGGGACCGGCGATCTGAAGAAGATGGGTGGTCTGGCTCGGCGCGAACCGTGGCTGGGGTTGTTCTGGTTCCTTGGCATTCTCTCGCTGGCCGGCATCCCACCTCTGAGTGGTTTTATTGGCAAACTTATTCTCTTGCAAGTAGGTGTCAGCCAGCAGGAGTATCTGATTACGGCTGTTGCCGCCGGCACGAGTATCTTGACCTTCTTCTCGATGCTCAAGATCTGGAACGAAGTCTTCTGGAAGAAGTCATACGAAGATGTTAATCGGTTACCGCGGGTGCGGTTTGGGTTGCTCGCACCGGGTGCCGCTCTCGTTATCCTGAGTGTGGCGCTTGGCTTGCTGGCAGGGCCGTTCGTTGAGTACAACACGATTGCCGGTCAACAGGCGTTTGACCGGGCAACATACATTACCGCCGTCTGTGGGGCAGATGGTTGTGAAGCGGTGTATCGGGCCGCAGTGAAGTAGAGGTCGGTATGATCGTATTGGTGCTGATACTCACCCTGACGTGGATGGCTTTGCAGAGCAGTTTTACCCTGCCCGATCTTATCGTTGGGTTCATCGTCAGCTACGGTCTGGTAACGCTTGCAAGTCGCTTCCTGAGCACGCCATTTACCAATGGTGGGTTGGGCCGCTCGCGCATCGATAATCGGAACTATGTACGGCTGACCCTAAAATGGATTGCCTTTATTGGGTTTGCCTTATGGAGTATTCTCAAGGCAAATATTGATATGGCCCGGATTGTGCTCTTTCGACGAGTAGACGATATTAAGCCGGGTATTATCGCCATTCCGCTCGATGTGAAGAGTGATGCCGGAATTACCGTGCTGGCTAACCTGATCACGCTTACACCGGGGACGGTATCGCTTGATGTGTCAACGGATCGGCGCACGATTTATATTCACTGTATTGATGTGCAAGATGCCGATGCGGTGCGGGACGATATTAAGCAGAATTTCGAGCGGCGGGTGATGGAATTGTTGCCGTAGAGGTAGCTATGTTCAATATGCTGATAGCAATATTAATGGGGATTGTCGCGATCTCGATGGTACTCTGCACCGCTCGTCTCTTGATGGGGCCGAGTATTCCCGACCGAGCAATGGCGTTCGATACCCTGATGGTACATGTTGTTGCGTTGGTTGCTCTGTATGTGGTGATAACCGATCAGTTGGCGCTCGTTGATGCAATCCTGGTCGTTGCCGTCTTGGGTTTTCTCAGTACGGTGGCGATTGCGCGCTATATTGAGGAGGGGCGCAGTTGATGGACCTCAAAGAGATTCTCACGCTGGTGCTGGCAACCATCGGTGTCGTGTTCATGTTGTTGGCGGCGATTGGCATGTTAAAGCTGCCTGACCTCTATACCCGCGTTCACGCCACGGGCAAAGCTGGTACGTTAGGTGTAACCGGTGTGTTACTCTCGGTCGCAGTCCATCACGGTAATCTGGTGACAGCAGCAAAGATGATAGCCTTAATTGCATTTTTCTTGTTGACGGCGCCGGTTGCTGCACATATGCTTGATCGGGCTGCCTATTTGACCGGAGTACGTCGCGCACCACAGACGGTGCAAGACGATTTGGCCGGCAAATACGATATGGAACAGGGTCGGTTACGCTAGGTTAGAACCGCACTGTTTACCGATTGTCTGCCGATGAACCGCGTTGGGCGGCTGCTACAATCTGCTGCAAATAGTGTTGCCAATGCTGCTGGTTAGCACGAGTCAAGCGTCGGATTGCGTCGATATCGCCGGCTTCGCCGGCTGCGACCGCGGCGGCGAGCGATTCTTGGAAGGCGCGGGCCAGATCGGCGACGGCACGGCGCAACTCGGCGTTCATGGCGCGCTGGCGCTCAAGTTGTTCGTACAGCCATTCGTTGAGTCGCAATTGTTCTTCTAACTGTTCGCGTAAGCGCTGTTCCGCCGGCGTCATAGGCTACCTCAAGAATCGGTGCGCCCAACCTGATCGCAGGTCGGGCGCAAGGTGTCTGGCGGGGAGAGTGAGATTCGAACTCACGAGGGCTTATTAGGCCCTACCCGTTTTCGAGACGGGCACGTTCAACCACTCCGTCATCTCCCCATGCCGCGTCGCTCACATATTATAGCGAGACGGGCGGATCTGTGCAAGTGGAAGCGCAGTTTGTATAATTTCTATACAATGAGCTACGTTCGTAGAAAGCTGCTGGATTGGGCACATGGCAAAACCAAAGCGCCATTGGCTAGCTGCCACTCACGATCTCCCGCTTGCTGCGGCGCTGATCTGGTATGGTTCAGTCAGTTGTGTTGTGCTGATTCTCATTGGTGCGGTATGCCTCAATAGTGTCGCGTATGTGCGCAATTTTATTGATGATACCGCCTATCATATTCCGATGGCGGTAGAAATTGCCCGCCATGCTAATCCCTACTATGTTGATGTGAAGGCCACGTTTACCTCATTTTGGTTTCCGGCTGGCGCGGAGGCGTTGGTTGGCCTGTTTGTCGCCGTTACTCGCGATATTAATAGTACCAATCTGTCAGGTGCGCTATTTTATATTTTGTTTTTGGTGGTGAGTTACCAGTTTGCCGGGATTTGGACAGCAGCTCGTCACATTCGGCTATTATCGGTTGCCCTGTGCGCGGTCATTCCGGTGCTGTTTGCGCAGACGGTGGCCTTTTATGTTGATATTCATATCAACTTTTTAGTGTATTTGAGTTTGTACTTGCTTACGCTGGGGTTGGTGCAACGGCAAGTTGATTATGCTTGGTATGGGATTGGTGCGGCAATCTTGTCGGCCAGCGTGAAATATCACGGCCTGTTCTTTGGCGCGGTGTTGATACTGGCGGCGATTGTTGTGATGGTCGCGATCCGGTCGTACAAACCCTCGGCGCGGACGTTGCTGGTTGTGGTTGGCAGCAGCTTATTCACATCGGGATGGTATCTGCGCAACCTGTGGTTGAAAGGCAATCCGCTCTATCCGTTAGCTTTGCCGCAACCGCTACCGGCGATCTTGACGAGTCTTGGTTTGCCCTACCAAGGGATACCGTTTCCCAACTTATCACCGCAGGCTGTTTGGCCTCATCCGCTTATTCCGCAATCGCCTATAGTGTACAATCTTATTCCGCACATCACGAATGATGCGTTTGGGTTAATGTTTCCGATTTCGCTGCTCGTGATGGGGATCGTGGCTTTACGTTCGCATCGAATGCCAGTGCTGCAACGCCGGGCATATTGGTTTGTGCTGGCGGTTTCGGTTGCGATCGTAGCTGTATTGCCGTTTCATCTCAGTGTGCCGCGGTATGTGCTGTTTTTGCCAGCAGTGGCGGCGTTGTGGCCGGCGATGCTGGCAGCGACGAATCCCGGCAGCTACCGGTTGTCTTTGTATAGTTATGCGGGGGTGATGGCAATCAGCATTATCTACATTGCAGCTAATATTGTTGGCGTCGGCAACTATCGAACTATTACTCAAGAAGCAATTTCTATCTTACAGGAGCAGCGTCGTTCTGATATTGTCTCGTTTGATATCTTTGAAAAGGGGAATTTGCGCATTGGCTACTTGAGCGGTCGCATGACGTTTATTGCCACGTTGTACGATCGACGTCTCACCAACCAGTTGATTCAACTGCATTATCAAGATTATTTGCTTGATCAAGGCCCCGATTTCACGAATCCGGCTGATTTTGTGGCCTATGTGCGGTCGCTTGATCTCGATTACATTGTCATCTTTGATCTAGCAGCTCCCGGTGCTGATAGTTTGCTCGAACATTTCTCTGATATAACCATTGTTGAGGATAGGTATTAAAGCGCAGTCCGTGATCGCGCAAGCAGGCTCGGATCAGGGAACGTTTCCAGCGCATTACACCCGCTTGAGTACCACCATGGTCATATCGTCGGCCTGCGGAGTATCACCGACGAAGGCGGAGACCGCTTGAAGGATGGCCTCCACAATCTCGCGTGGTGAGAGGTGACTGACGGAGCGTAGTACTGCGGACAAGCGCTCATCACCGAATAGTTCGCGCTGTGGATTCATCGCTTCGGTGATCCCATCTGTGTAGAACAGCACAACATCGCCCGGTTCGAGGATGATTTCGCCAGGTGTAAACTGCGGATCGGGAATGATGCCAAGCACAATCCCTTGTGCAGCGAGCGGTGTAACCTGCCCGGTAGCCCGTTGATAGAGTAAAGGGTAATTATGACCACCGTTGGCATATGTGAGAAGTCCGGTGCTTGGGTCAAGCAGGGCATAGAAGCAAGTAACGAACAGACCGGCGCGCGAGTCGGCGAGGATAATGCGATTAGCACGTTGGAGGACGGCAACCGGCGGTCGACCGTCGATGGCACTTGCCCGCAAGATGGTGCGTGAAAGGGCCATAAAGAGGGCTGCCGGGACGCCTTTATCGGTGACATCGGCAATAACTATCCCGAAGCGTGGATCATGGCCGGAGGCGGTGGGTGGTGTCTCGATAAAATCGTAAAAATCGCCGCCGACGCGGCGGGCGGCGCGGTAGAAGGCTTCAATGTGCCAGCCCGGTAGCAGTGGACAACAATCGGGTAAAAAACTCGCCTGTATTTCACTCGCCAAATCGAGTTCACGCTCGAGCCGTTGACGCGCAAGCTCTGCCTGATGAAGTCGTTCACGGTCGATCAATTGGGCTAATTGGCTGGCAAGTAGGCCGAGCAGCTCTGCTTCACTATCGAGAAAGGTACGGCTGGAAACAGTATTGACCATCAGCAGGCCGATCGGTGTGCCGGCAAGCTCAATCGGTACCGCAAGATGACCTTGAAAGTTTTGTCGGCGTAAGAGTGGTGGTAAGCGTTGGAGGGTTTCTGCCGGTAGTTGGCTGCTGCGTTCTGGCAAATACCACAAGTGTGGATGCTCATCATCGAGGATCATCGGCCAAGCCTGATCTGATGGTAACTCCCAGCCATGACATGCCCGTAAGATAGCGCGTCCGCCCTCTTCATCGGCCTCGATAAACGCACAGGCATCGGCGTCGAGTAAGCGAGTGCCGATGCGGAGAAGCCGCTGCAACGTCGGCTCAAGGTCGTCACTGCCGAGTAACTCTTGTGAGAGTGACAGTAAGGCGCGTCGTTCTTGTCCGCGTCGAACGCTTACTTCTGCATAGAGACGTGCTTGGGCGATAGCCGTCCCCAATATGTGACCAATAGCAGCGATCAGATGTTGATCGGCAATTGCAAGTCGCGCCCAACGACTCGTCGCGAGGTTGAGTAAACCAACTGTGCGTAGGCCATCGTGCAACTCGACCGAAACGTGGTGGGAAAGACCGCGCTTATCCCCAACGGCAATGCGTAGCCGCGAACAGTCAATGAGCGATGGCTCGCGGAGTTGGCCGGTTTGGCATGCCACCTGACACGCGCATTCACCTTGCCAGGCTAACCCGGGATAGTTGAGAGCTGGCGGGAGCCGATGGCGAGCGGCAAGGATGAACTGATCTCGCTCATCGCGGAGATAGATCCAGCCGGCCTCTAAGCCGGTTAGCTCTAGAATATGTGTAAGCGCTGCATCGAGGGCGACACGCAAAATCACGGGTTTGATTCAGTGCGTGAGTAAGTGAGCGTAGTACGGCCCATTCAGCAATACGTTGAGATGACATAAAACTAAGCTGAGCGTCAGACAAGTGAAGTGAGATGGTGTGGGTAGAGTAAAAAGACATCCAACAACGAATAAACGAAATGGATCGTTGCGCTCGTTGCTCGCTCGTGCGCGATCCACTACGTTTATTCGTTGAGATGGGCTATGAGAGCTTTTTCCGACTGATCGAAACCCCGTCACGCAACGGAATGATCACCGACTCAAGCTGTGGATGTTCCATAATTGCCCGATTGAAGCGTTGGATGCCACGCACGAGTGGCGAAACATCTTCTTCAAGCACTTGCGCGCTACACAGTACGTTATCGGCAATCAGGACACCACCCGGTTGCAAGAGAGGAACACACAACTCCAGTGCCTGGGTTGCCTGCATATCGTTGGATGAACTGCGGAGTACATCGAGGAAGATCAGGTCAAATTGTTCGTTCAGCGATGGTAACAACTCGTACCATTCACCTTGGTGAATGGTGATCAGATCGCTCATTCCCGCTGCGCTGATCACCTCGGTAGCCAACTTCACGCGCTCAGGGTTGCGTTCGATAGCCGTCATCTTGCCACCGGTTTGGCGGAGTGCCTTCATAATGTAGATTGCGGCGTATCCGGTGGTGATACCGACTTCGAGTGCATTGCGGGCATTCATCATCAGTGCTTGTAAATAGAGAAATTGCCCTTGTACCGGTCCAACGAGTGATAGACCCTGCTGTTTGGCGCGTGTTTCAAGGCTTGCCAAAACCTCGTCACGCGGTGGCATCAGATCGTGGAGATAGTCTTCGATTGCAATATTCGTGATGTCGTATCGCATCACGCCCTCCTAACCTAGATTTTTGCGGTGGTACGTGCGGCTGTCGCCCCAGTGGCGTCAGTTGCATATGCAAACAATTCAGCTCAGACTAAATTGTATCACACCCTTGGCATTATTGAAGTATGATCTGTGGCTATCTGTTCTCGGTTACGGAGCAAGTATAGAAGGCTGACCGTCTTACGGTGATGCCTATCTTGTGGTATGATCTGAGTTATCACATATGCGTAAGTTTGCAGCGGGAGGGCAGCCGTGGCCGCGATTCGTATCCTGATTGCCGAGGATAATGATCTCGTTTCGCTCACTCTTGAGGAGCAACTGAAGGGGTTGGGCTACGAGGTAGTTGGTATTGCTCGCACCGGCGCAGAGGCGGTGATGCTGGCTAGCCGCCTGAAACCTGATCTGGTGATTATGGATATTCGGATGCCGGAGATGGATGGTACCGAAGCAACCTCGCGAATCCGTGATCAGACCGGAATACCGGTTGTAATGTTGACGGCGTTTGCCGACAAGGAGACGATTCGACGTGCCGAAGCTGCCGGTGCGCTTGCCTATTTAGTGAAGCCGGTGAATGAGCAAGAGTTGCCACCGGCGATTACGATTGCTTTAGCCCGCCATCGAGAAATGCAGAGTTTGCGGAATGAGAATCTCGAGTTGCAAGAGGCACTTGAGGCACGTAAGCTGATCGAGCGGGCGAAGGGTATCCTTATGCAACGCCTGGGCCTTACCGAGCGTGACGCTTACGAGCGGCTGCGTCAGCGTGCCCGTGATAAACGTACCAAGATGAAGGATATTGCACAGGCGATTATCGAGGCGGAAGAGTTACTTGGCTCCTAACTCAAAGCTGCTGACGCAAAGGCGCAAAGATCGCAAAGGGTGTTAACGCAAAGGCGCAGAGGGCGCAAAGGCGCAAAGGATGCTGACGTACAGAACACCACCCGTCGGGGCACGGCGGTGCCGTGCCCCCACTGCTAATGCAAAGGGTGCTGACGCAAAGGACGTTAACGCAAAGGCGCAAAGCACGCAAAGGCGCAAAGGTGTTGACGCACAGAGCACCACCCGTAGGGGCACTGCGGTGCCGTGCCCCCACTGCTAATACAAAGGGTGCTAACGCAAAGGCCGTTAACGCAAAGGCGCAAAGATCGCAAAGATCGCAAAGGGTGCTGACGCAAAGGGTGCTGACGCGAAGGACGCTAACGCAAAGGCGCAGAGGGCGCAAAGGCGCAAAGGATGTTGACGTACAGGCCGCCACCCGTAGGGGCACGGCGGTGCCGTGCCCTCACTGCTAACGCAAAGGACGCGAAGGGTGTGTTTTCGTCACCAGCTTGACGAACCAACACAGCTATGGTATATTTCCCCCGTCGAAGCGGGAAGAATGAGGTAAGCAATACTATGCGTGGTTCGCGCTTTTATACCTACTTCTTCTACTTTACCGGCCCACAATTGGACTGGTCGCTTCGCATTTCCTGAAAGGCGCAAGAGAGTACAGAGCAAGCAAAAGGGGGCGCGAGGCGAAACAACCTCGCGCCTCCTCTGTTGTTGCTGAGGAGGAAGGTAATGGACGTTCGTTGCCGCGGAGTACGAGGAGCGACCACCTGTGAGGCAAACACGCGCGAGGCGATTTTGGCTGCCACGCACGAACTGCTCACGTTACTGATCGAAGCTAATGACATTAAGCCGGAAGACATTGCCAGCGCCATTTTTACCACCACTCCCGATCTCAATGCCGAGTTTCCGGCTGTGGCAGCGCGGGCGATTGGATGGGTGGATACTGCACTGCTTTGCGGTCACGAAATGGCCGTGCCGGGCAGCTTGCCACGCTGTATTCGCGTCTTGATCCACTGGAATACGACCAGGCGTGCCGATGAAATCGTCCATGTCTATATCCGCGGCGCACGTGGTCTAAGGCCTGAACGCGCCGCCTTGATGAGTGCCTTCCGTATGGTTACATCAACGTTGCCGGAGGAAGAGCAATGAGTTGTCGTCACCCAACGAACGTGACGCAACGGTGCGATCAGCCTAAGGCGATAGAATTATCCCCCCTTCAAGCAACGTGGCATACTCGCCTCATCGGGTGTGAGGCCCATTCCCCCCGTAACTGCGGGCAGATAAGTCCCGAATTGACTACCGATTCCTGTACCTATCCTACAGAGGAGGATCATTCCATGATCGTTGTCATGCAAACCAATTCGACTCAGAGCCAGATTGATGCGGTGTTGGAACGGCTGCGTGAGTATAACTTGCGCGGCCATTTAACTGTCGGTGAAGAACGCACAGTGATCGCTGTTGTTGGTGCATCGATCCCACCCACGTTACGCGAAGAGCTTGAGCATTTCGCCGGCGTGAAAGAGACGCTGCGGATTACGCAACCCTATAAGTTGGTCTCCCGCGAAGTCAAACCGACCGATACCATCGTGCAGGTCGGTGATGTGAAAGTGGGGGGTGGGCATCTGGCGATCATCGCCGGGCCGTGCTCGGTCGAGAGTGAAGAGCAAATTATGGCTACCGCGCGTGCTGTGCGCGAAGCGGGAGCGAATATGTTGCGGGGTGGCGCATTCAAACCGCGAACCTCTCCCTACAGCTTCCGTGGCTTGGGTGAGGTCGGGTTACAGTTACTGGCACAGGCACGGGGAGAGACCGGCTTGCCAATCGTTACCGAGGTTATGACCCCGGCCGATGTTGAGCTGGTCGCGCGGTACGCCGATGCATTGCAGATCGGGGCGCGCAATATGCAGAACTATCAGTTGCTAGAGGAGGTTGGGCGCAGTGGCAAGCCGGTGCTGCTGAAACGCGGATTATCGGCGACAATTGAGGAGTGGTTACTCTCGGCAGAATACATCATTGCGCAGGGGAATCCCAACATTATTTTGTGCGAACGTGGTATTCGCACGTTCGAGACGGCAACACGCAATACCCTTGATCTGAACGCCGTGGCGGTGGTCAAGAGACGCTCGCATTTACCGGTGATTGTCGATCCGAGTCATGGTACCGGCAAATGGTATTTGGTACCACCGTTGACGCTGGCAGCGATTGCAACAGGCGCTGATGGAGTGATCATCGAGGTTCATCCTGACCCCGATCGGGCTAAGTCGGACGGTGGGCAGTCGCTCAGCCCGGAAAACTTCATGAATTTGATGCCGAAACTGCGGGCGGTCGCACAGGTCGTTGGGCGACGGTAGCAAGATTCGGAATGTGGCCCAGATATTCGCATGTGAGTTTGTCGTAGTGTATTGCGCTTTAGGTGATGGTAGACAGGCAGAGCCACCCGGCGAGCGGCTCTGCCATCCATCCACTCCGCCCTGCGTCGCATTGCCCGACCTGGTACAGCGTGGTACAATTATGTAACGAGATCTACAACATCTGGCGAGATTTGAGTGAGGCAATATGGAAAAATCGACGTGGACGACGAAGGTTGGGCTTGCGCAAATGCTTAAAGGTGGCGTCATTATGGATGTGGTGACGCCTGAGCAAGCACGGATCGCTGAAGAGGCCGGTGCAGTGGCGGTGATGGCGCTTGAACGGGTACCGGCCGATATTCGCGCTCAAGGTGGTGTTGCACGGATGAGCGATCCAGAGCTGATCTTGGCGATCAAACAGGCTGTAACCATCCCGGTCATGGCAAAAGCGCGGATCGGCCACTTCGTCGAGGCACAGGTGCTAGAGGCAATCGGTGTCGACTACATCGACGAGAGTGAGGTCTTGACGCCAGCCGACGAAGAGCATCATATTAACAAGCATAAGTTCCGAGTGCCGTTCGTATGCGGCTGCCGCAATTTGGGTGAGGCCCTGCGCCGAATTGCCGAGGGTGCGGCGATGCTGCGTACCAAAGGCGAGGCCGGTACCGGTAATGTCGTGGAGGCAGTTCGTCATGCACGCGCTGTGTACAGTGAAATTCGCCGCTTGCAGTCGATGAACGAAGACGAACTGTTTACTTACGCCAAACAGATCCAAGCACCGTATGAGTTGGTCAAGCAAGTAGCTACGGAAGGCAAGCTGCCGGTCGTCAATTTTGCTGCCGGTGGGATTGCCACTCCGGCTGATGCTGCCCTGTTGATGCAGCTTGGTGTGGATGGTATCTTTGTCGGGTCCGGTATTTTCAAGAGTGGTAACCCGATCAAGCGCGCACGCGCCATTGTGGAAGCAACGACCCACTACAACGATCCGGAAATCATCGCTGAGGTGAGTAAAGGCCTCGGCGAGGCTATGGTTGGGATTAACATCGATCAGATTCCCGCTGAGCAGTTGATGGCTCGGCGTGGATGGTAGCTGAGGAGGCCGCGGGCGGAGCGTTCCTCCGTCCGCACCCTATGCGTATGACAGTTGGAGTATTAGCATTACAAGGCGATTTTCGCGAACACTGTGCGGTCTTGCGTCGGATAGGTGTTGAGCCGATTGAGGTGCGGTTACCGCACCAACTTGCCCAGGTTGATCACCTGATTATCCCCGGTGGCGAGAGTACAACTATCGGCCGGCTGTTGGCAATCTACCAGATGCTCGAACCGATCCGGACGCGCGGTGGTTGCGATTTAGCGATCTGGGGTACCTGTGCCGGTGCGATCCTGCTCGCGAATGAAGTAATGGATCAGAAGCAAGGTGGTCAGCCCACCTTAGGCTTGATGAATCTGACGATTCGGCGAAATGCGTATGGGAGCCAGCTCGATAGCTTCGAGGCGCCGATTACGATGCCGATCATCGGCGAGGAACCGCTTCCCGGCGTGTTTATCCGTGCTCCGCAGATTATGGCGCTCGGTCAGGGATGCGAAGCGGTGGGCTGGTTGGAAGATGGCAGTGTTGTTGCTGCCCGCCAGGGTCGTTTGCTGGCGACGACCTTTCATCCCGAGTTAACCCATGATGATCGAGTCCACCGACTCTTCCTGGAACTATGATACGAGCCGTAACGCTGGGCGATATGTGGTCGCTGCGGCGTAAACCTCGCTACCAACACGTGCTCTATACCGAACGACTGTTGGCTTACAGCCATCGGCCACTTTGGTTTGCGTTACAGAGCATCTTGGCCGGTAACCATCGTGAACGCACAACGTTGGTGCTGGCCGAACACGGTAGCCTGGCTCTCGTTCAGGCAATGGGTCGTCTCGGTCGTCCAGAACAAGACGTGATCTATCTGGCTACTAGCGGTACCCGCAGCGAACAGGTACCTAGTGATTACGAACTCTGGTTCCATCTCCTACACCGCCTCTGCATCGATGCAGCGCAGCATTC includes the following:
- a CDS encoding sodium:proton antiporter, with translation MIILLAIAIGSLFGGATYLMLRRSVVKLILGLVMLSHGVNLLIFTMGDGVRRGAPPLVDANGQPPPGVADPLVQALILTAIVISFGFTAFVLALAYRSNQAVGSDDLDDLSTTDRL
- a CDS encoding proton-conducting transporter transmembrane domain-containing protein yields the protein MVFHLFVPIVSPLIGAALAVLFHHQRLVARSITITSILINLGYGLWLMSVVPTSGPLVAQASGWLAPFGISLVVDGMSALMVMLAALLMLPTVIYSFYSVDNERERHFYYPLLLLLLLGVSGAFLTGDLFNLYVWFEVLLVASFGLITLGGSRDQLEGGLKYVVLNLLGSTSFLFGCGLTYGFAGTLNMAHIAERMATLGNPGLQTVLAGIFLFAFGSKAAIVPLFFWLPSSYHTPPVAVTAIFSGLMTKVGVYSLYRVFGLLFQNELAIYGPWIILLAGLTMVIGVLGAVAQMNVRRILSFHIISQIGYSVMGLGLASAAGLAAGLVFTAHVMIVKMALFFIGGAAEQINGTGDLKKMGGLARREPWLGLFWFLGILSLAGIPPLSGFIGKLILLQVGVSQQEYLITAVAAGTSILTFFSMLKIWNEVFWKKSYEDVNRLPRVRFGLLAPGAALVILSVALGLLAGPFVEYNTIAGQQAFDRATYITAVCGADGCEAVYRAAVK
- a CDS encoding Na+/H+ antiporter subunit E — translated: MIVLVLILTLTWMALQSSFTLPDLIVGFIVSYGLVTLASRFLSTPFTNGGLGRSRIDNRNYVRLTLKWIAFIGFALWSILKANIDMARIVLFRRVDDIKPGIIAIPLDVKSDAGITVLANLITLTPGTVSLDVSTDRRTIYIHCIDVQDADAVRDDIKQNFERRVMELLP
- a CDS encoding monovalent cation/H+ antiporter complex subunit F, whose product is MFNMLIAILMGIVAISMVLCTARLLMGPSIPDRAMAFDTLMVHVVALVALYVVITDQLALVDAILVVAVLGFLSTVAIARYIEEGRS
- the mnhG gene encoding monovalent cation/H(+) antiporter subunit G; its protein translation is MDLKEILTLVLATIGVVFMLLAAIGMLKLPDLYTRVHATGKAGTLGVTGVLLSVAVHHGNLVTAAKMIALIAFFLLTAPVAAHMLDRAAYLTGVRRAPQTVQDDLAGKYDMEQGRLR
- a CDS encoding GAF domain-containing SpoIIE family protein phosphatase, which produces MILRVALDAALTHILELTGLEAGWIYLRDERDQFILAARHRLPPALNYPGLAWQGECACQVACQTGQLREPSLIDCSRLRIAVGDKRGLSHHVSVELHDGLRTVGLLNLATSRWARLAIADQHLIAAIGHILGTAIAQARLYAEVSVRRGQERRALLSLSQELLGSDDLEPTLQRLLRIGTRLLDADACAFIEADEEGGRAILRACHGWELPSDQAWPMILDDEHPHLWYLPERSSQLPAETLQRLPPLLRRQNFQGHLAVPIELAGTPIGLLMVNTVSSRTFLDSEAELLGLLASQLAQLIDRERLHQAELARQRLERELDLASEIQASFLPDCCPLLPGWHIEAFYRAARRVGGDFYDFIETPPTASGHDPRFGIVIADVTDKGVPAALFMALSRTILRASAIDGRPPVAVLQRANRIILADSRAGLFVTCFYALLDPSTGLLTYANGGHNYPLLYQRATGQVTPLAAQGIVLGIIPDPQFTPGEIILEPGDVVLFYTDGITEAMNPQRELFGDERLSAVLRSVSHLSPREIVEAILQAVSAFVGDTPQADDMTMVVLKRV
- a CDS encoding O-methyltransferase; this translates as MRYDITNIAIEDYLHDLMPPRDEVLASLETRAKQQGLSLVGPVQGQFLYLQALMMNARNALEVGITTGYAAIYIMKALRQTGGKMTAIERNPERVKLATEVISAAGMSDLITIHQGEWYELLPSLNEQFDLIFLDVLRSSSNDMQATQALELCVPLLQPGGVLIADNVLCSAQVLEEDVSPLVRGIQRFNRAIMEHPQLESVIIPLRDGVSISRKKLS
- a CDS encoding ANTAR domain-containing response regulator, translating into MAAIRILIAEDNDLVSLTLEEQLKGLGYEVVGIARTGAEAVMLASRLKPDLVIMDIRMPEMDGTEATSRIRDQTGIPVVMLTAFADKETIRRAEAAGALAYLVKPVNEQELPPAITIALARHREMQSLRNENLELQEALEARKLIERAKGILMQRLGLTERDAYERLRQRARDKRTKMKDIAQAIIEAEELLGS
- the aroH gene encoding chorismate mutase encodes the protein MDVRCRGVRGATTCEANTREAILAATHELLTLLIEANDIKPEDIASAIFTTTPDLNAEFPAVAARAIGWVDTALLCGHEMAVPGSLPRCIRVLIHWNTTRRADEIVHVYIRGARGLRPERAALMSAFRMVTSTLPEEEQ